One stretch of Glycine soja cultivar W05 chromosome 7, ASM419377v2, whole genome shotgun sequence DNA includes these proteins:
- the LOC114418658 gene encoding uncharacterized protein LOC114418658 isoform X3, translating into MTPRADDFEKDNLSATDDDDDDDDGLKEDMDALARACMIAVPRPDDNSTAEDDIPAEDPLLLAGDSIVPAATDDDDDQDDLECLKRVQSLYQPLSILPPLTPPAAGSDDDDVDDLETVRAIMKRFSTYDEGSHEGGMEMLVEGDQTSSPGYEGDIANDSIYYESDVGELCPVSQHTNEAATKELIQNVEMKLSDFVESSEPDACGSSKLPQKRLSCPPVVRFFIDAINKNRDLQRFIRSKLIEFEAKIEENKKMRNKIKILKDFQASCTRRTGNVLSLKKDPRVQLISSKKSFAPKNSKKPKKASAMCYGPEENSHVANYRMVLERFPLSLDRKKWSNVERESLLKGIKQQFQEMVLQLSLSVDSSEGLPGDANGMDDVIASVKDLAITPERIRQFLPKVNWNLIASMYVGGRTGAECESRWLNCEDPLINQGAWTNEEDKSLLLIVQDIGIRNWFDIATSLGTSRTPFQCLARFQRSLNPSMLNSEWTEEEDSQLCSAVACFGARDWQSVASVLERRTGTQCSNRWKKSLCPEKKGSFTREEDIRITVAVMLFGRKWNQIANYVPGRIQSQCRDRYLNCLDPSLKWGGWTEEEDLRLEAAVVKHGYCWSKIAEEVPPRTDSQCRKRWKVLCPEYVPLLQEARKKQRSIIGCNFVDRESERPAITLNDFLPLPVPAPKSDVGASNLRKKAKSSNVPKKMSKKLAKRARLHTKEVQDTEVYSDDGIKTYGEVSACSNVPKKMRSKRHTKKTRNCPKEVVDIYCSEKVKTCIESSESQSTCIASSGNQDSDNITIACFLRDKSKEMLSRFTKDLSQASFSSRSIDVSNKQNVASDRRVGKPEDANTLTGGDHDEMTLACFLGNKSKKGSQAANGRGACSSTIIIPDDSGLSMSKHVEKETVLHGGVAEPMDIVVEEKDDELLTSFLQNRPTRQRKRPSRFL; encoded by the exons ATGACTCCTCGCGCCGACGATTTCGAAAAGGATAATCTCTCCGCCACCGACGACGACGACGATGATGACGACGGCCTCAAGGAGGACATGGACGCGCTCGCCCGAGCCTGCATGATCGCCGTCCCTCGCCCCGACGATAATTCCACCGCCGAAGATGATATTCCTGCGGAGGACCCGCTCCTCCTCGCCGGCGACTCCATCGTTCCCGCCGCCACCGACGACGACGACGACCAAGACGACCTCGAGTGTCTCAAGAGAGTGCAGAGCCTCTACCAGCCCCTGTCCATTCTTCCGCCGCTGACACCGCCTGCTGCCGGGTCCGACGACGACGACGTGGACGACCTCGAGACGGTGCGCGCCATTATGAAAAGGTTTAGTACCTACGACGAAG GTTCTCATGAAGGTGGAATGGAAATGTTGGTCGAGGGGGATCAGACCTCCAGCCCAGGCTATGAGGGTGACATTGCTAATGACTCAATCTATTACGAATCAGACGTTGGTGAATTATGTCCTGTTTCTCAACATACCAATGAGGCTGCCACCAAGGAGTTGATTCAGAACGTTGAAATGAAGCTTAGTGATTTTGTTGAGAGTTCTGAACCTGATGCTTGTGGGTCATCCAAATTACCACAGAAAAGACTGAGCTGTCCTCCTGTAGTTAGGTTTTTTATTGATGCCATTAATAAAAATAGGGATTTGCAGAGATTTATTAGAAGTAAGTTGATTGAGTTTGAGGCTAAAATTGAGGAAAACAAAAAGATGAGGAATAAGATTAAAATTCTCAAGGACTTCCAGGCTTCATGCACTAGAAGAACAGGGAATGTGTTATCACTGAAAAAAGACCCACGTGTTCAGTTAATATCTTCAAAAAAGTCATTTGCTCCAAAGAACTCTAAG AAACCTAAAAAAGCATCTGCAATGTGTTATGGCCCAGAAGAGAATTCTCATGTCGCCAATTATAGGATGGTATTGGAAAGATTTCCACTTTCATTGGATCGGAAAAAATGGTCTAATGTAGAAAGGGAAAGTCTTTTGAAGGGAATTAAGCAGCAATTCCAAGAAATGGTGCTTCAACTTTCACTTTCTGTTGATAG TTCTGAGGGCTTGCCTGGAGATGCAAATGGCATGGATGATGTAATTGCATCTGTTAAAGATCTTGCAATTACACCTGAGAGGATTAGACAATTTTTACCAAAAGTTAATTGGAATCTGATAGCTTCGATGTATGTTGGTGGCCGTACTGGTGCTGAATGTGAATCGAG GTGGTTGAATTGTGAAGATCCTTTGATCAACCAAGGTGCATGGACGAATGAAGAGGACAAATCTCTTTTACTTATTGTCCAAGATATTGGCATCAGGAACTGGTTTGATATTGCCACATCATTGGGCACAAGCAGGACTCCATTTCAATGCTTAGCACGATTCCAAAGGAGCTTAAATCCTTCCATGCTAAATAGTGAATGGACTGAGGAAGAAGATTCTCAACTCTGTTCTGCTGTGGCATGTTTTGGTGCTAGGGATTGGCAATCTGTGGCTTCTGTTTTAGAACGGCGGACAGGAACCCAGTGCTCAAATAG ATGGAAAAAATCCCTTTGTCCTGAGAAGAAAGGGAGCTTTACACGAGAGGAAGATATACGCATAACAGTAGCGGTTATGCTTTTTGGACGAAAATGGAATCAAATAGCTAACTATGTTCCTGGCCGGATCCAATCTCAGTGTAGGGACAG ATACCTCAATTGTCTTGATCCTTCTTTGAAATGGGGTGGATGGACTGAGGAAGAGGATTTAAGATTAGAAGCTGCAGTTGTCAAGCATGGATACTGCTGGTCTAAGATTGCTGAAGAAGTGCCACCTCGTACTGATTCTCAATGCCGGAA GAGATGGAAGGTGTTATGTCCTGAATATGTTCCTTTGCTTCAAGAAGCAAGAAAGAAGCAAAGGTCTATTATTGGTTGTAACTTTGTTGATCGAGAATCTGAACGCCCAGCCATTACACTGAATGACTTTCTACCTTTACCCGTGCCAGCTCCAAAATCTGATGTTGGTGCTTCAAATCTCCGCAAGAAGGCCAAGTCAAG CAATGTTCCCAAGAAAATGAGTAAGAAACTTGCAAAAAGAGCTCGACTTCATACCAAGGAAGTACAAGATACAGAGGTATATAGTGATGATGGGATCAAGACTTATGGTGAAGTCTCTGCATGCAGCAATGTTCCCAAGAAGATGAGGTCCAAAAGACATACAAAAAAAACTCGAAATTGTCCCAAGGAAGTAGTGGATATATATTGTAGTGAGAAGGTCAAGACTTGTATTGAGAGTTCAGAAAGTCAATCTACCTGTATTGCGAGTTCTGGAAATCAAGATTCAGACAACATAACTATTGCATGCTTTTTACGCGATAAATCAAAGGAGATGCTATCTAGATTTACCAAAGATTTGAGTCAGGCTTCCTTCTCCTCTAGGAGTATAGATGTTTCTAATAAGCAG AATGTTGCTTCTGATAGACGAGTGGGAAAACCAGAGGATGCAAACACTTTGACAGGTGGTGATCATGATGAAATGACCCTTGCATGCTTTCTGGGAAACAAATCAAAGAAAGGAAGTCAAGCTGCTAACGGACGTGGTGCATGCTCTTCGACCATCATCATACCTGATGATAGTGGACTGTCAATGTCAAAGCATGTTGAAAAGGAGACTGTTTTGCATGGTGGTGTTGCTGAACCAATGGACATCGTTGTGGAAGAAAAGGATGATGAGCTTCTTACTTCCTTCTTGCAAAACAGGCCAACGAGGCAGCGAAAACGACCCAGTAGGTTTTTATAA
- the LOC114418658 gene encoding uncharacterized protein LOC114418658 isoform X1, translating into MTPRADDFEKDNLSATDDDDDDDDGLKEDMDALARACMIAVPRPDDNSTAEDDIPAEDPLLLAGDSIVPAATDDDDDQDDLECLKRVQSLYQPLSILPPLTPPAAGSDDDDVDDLETVRAIMKRFSTYDEGSHEGGMEMLVEGDQTSSPGYEGDIANDSIYYESDVGELCPVSQHTNEAATKELIQNVEMKLSDFVESSEPDACGSSKLPQKRLSCPPVVRFFIDAINKNRDLQRFIRSKLIEFEAKIEENKKMRNKIKILKDFQASCTRRTGNVLSLKKDPRVQLISSKKSFAPKNSKKPKKASAMCYGPEENSHVANYRMVLERFPLSLDRKKWSNVERESLLKGIKQQFQEMVLQLSLSVDSSEGLPGDANGMDDVIASVKDLAITPERIRQFLPKVNWNLIASMYVGGRTGAECESRWLNCEDPLINQGAWTNEEDKSLLLIVQDIGIRNWFDIATSLGTSRTPFQCLARFQRSLNPSMLNSEWTEEEDSQLCSAVACFGARDWQSVASVLERRTGTQCSNRWKKSLCPEKKGSFTREEDIRITVAVMLFGRKWNQIANYVPGRIQSQCRDRYLNCLDPSLKWGGWTEEEDLRLEAAVVKHGYCWSKIAEEVPPRTDSQCRKRWKVLCPEYVPLLQEARKKQRSIIGCNFVDRESERPAITLNDFLPLPVPAPKSDVGASNLRKKAKSSNVPKKMSKKLAKRARLHTKEVQDTEVYSDDGIKTYGEVSACSNVPKKMRSKRHTKKTRNCPKEVVDIYCSEKVKTCIESSESQSTCIASSGNQDSDNITIACFLRDKSKEMLSRFTKDLSQASFSSRSIDVSNKQVESQDPFDDQIGLSKSFDTVGTENLFVQQNVASDRRVGKPEDANTLTGGDHDEMTLACFLGNKSKKGSQAANGRGACSSTIIIPDDSGLSMSKHVEKETVLHGGVAEPMDIVVEEKDDELLTSFLQNRPTRQRKRPSRFL; encoded by the exons ATGACTCCTCGCGCCGACGATTTCGAAAAGGATAATCTCTCCGCCACCGACGACGACGACGATGATGACGACGGCCTCAAGGAGGACATGGACGCGCTCGCCCGAGCCTGCATGATCGCCGTCCCTCGCCCCGACGATAATTCCACCGCCGAAGATGATATTCCTGCGGAGGACCCGCTCCTCCTCGCCGGCGACTCCATCGTTCCCGCCGCCACCGACGACGACGACGACCAAGACGACCTCGAGTGTCTCAAGAGAGTGCAGAGCCTCTACCAGCCCCTGTCCATTCTTCCGCCGCTGACACCGCCTGCTGCCGGGTCCGACGACGACGACGTGGACGACCTCGAGACGGTGCGCGCCATTATGAAAAGGTTTAGTACCTACGACGAAG GTTCTCATGAAGGTGGAATGGAAATGTTGGTCGAGGGGGATCAGACCTCCAGCCCAGGCTATGAGGGTGACATTGCTAATGACTCAATCTATTACGAATCAGACGTTGGTGAATTATGTCCTGTTTCTCAACATACCAATGAGGCTGCCACCAAGGAGTTGATTCAGAACGTTGAAATGAAGCTTAGTGATTTTGTTGAGAGTTCTGAACCTGATGCTTGTGGGTCATCCAAATTACCACAGAAAAGACTGAGCTGTCCTCCTGTAGTTAGGTTTTTTATTGATGCCATTAATAAAAATAGGGATTTGCAGAGATTTATTAGAAGTAAGTTGATTGAGTTTGAGGCTAAAATTGAGGAAAACAAAAAGATGAGGAATAAGATTAAAATTCTCAAGGACTTCCAGGCTTCATGCACTAGAAGAACAGGGAATGTGTTATCACTGAAAAAAGACCCACGTGTTCAGTTAATATCTTCAAAAAAGTCATTTGCTCCAAAGAACTCTAAG AAACCTAAAAAAGCATCTGCAATGTGTTATGGCCCAGAAGAGAATTCTCATGTCGCCAATTATAGGATGGTATTGGAAAGATTTCCACTTTCATTGGATCGGAAAAAATGGTCTAATGTAGAAAGGGAAAGTCTTTTGAAGGGAATTAAGCAGCAATTCCAAGAAATGGTGCTTCAACTTTCACTTTCTGTTGATAG TTCTGAGGGCTTGCCTGGAGATGCAAATGGCATGGATGATGTAATTGCATCTGTTAAAGATCTTGCAATTACACCTGAGAGGATTAGACAATTTTTACCAAAAGTTAATTGGAATCTGATAGCTTCGATGTATGTTGGTGGCCGTACTGGTGCTGAATGTGAATCGAG GTGGTTGAATTGTGAAGATCCTTTGATCAACCAAGGTGCATGGACGAATGAAGAGGACAAATCTCTTTTACTTATTGTCCAAGATATTGGCATCAGGAACTGGTTTGATATTGCCACATCATTGGGCACAAGCAGGACTCCATTTCAATGCTTAGCACGATTCCAAAGGAGCTTAAATCCTTCCATGCTAAATAGTGAATGGACTGAGGAAGAAGATTCTCAACTCTGTTCTGCTGTGGCATGTTTTGGTGCTAGGGATTGGCAATCTGTGGCTTCTGTTTTAGAACGGCGGACAGGAACCCAGTGCTCAAATAG ATGGAAAAAATCCCTTTGTCCTGAGAAGAAAGGGAGCTTTACACGAGAGGAAGATATACGCATAACAGTAGCGGTTATGCTTTTTGGACGAAAATGGAATCAAATAGCTAACTATGTTCCTGGCCGGATCCAATCTCAGTGTAGGGACAG ATACCTCAATTGTCTTGATCCTTCTTTGAAATGGGGTGGATGGACTGAGGAAGAGGATTTAAGATTAGAAGCTGCAGTTGTCAAGCATGGATACTGCTGGTCTAAGATTGCTGAAGAAGTGCCACCTCGTACTGATTCTCAATGCCGGAA GAGATGGAAGGTGTTATGTCCTGAATATGTTCCTTTGCTTCAAGAAGCAAGAAAGAAGCAAAGGTCTATTATTGGTTGTAACTTTGTTGATCGAGAATCTGAACGCCCAGCCATTACACTGAATGACTTTCTACCTTTACCCGTGCCAGCTCCAAAATCTGATGTTGGTGCTTCAAATCTCCGCAAGAAGGCCAAGTCAAG CAATGTTCCCAAGAAAATGAGTAAGAAACTTGCAAAAAGAGCTCGACTTCATACCAAGGAAGTACAAGATACAGAGGTATATAGTGATGATGGGATCAAGACTTATGGTGAAGTCTCTGCATGCAGCAATGTTCCCAAGAAGATGAGGTCCAAAAGACATACAAAAAAAACTCGAAATTGTCCCAAGGAAGTAGTGGATATATATTGTAGTGAGAAGGTCAAGACTTGTATTGAGAGTTCAGAAAGTCAATCTACCTGTATTGCGAGTTCTGGAAATCAAGATTCAGACAACATAACTATTGCATGCTTTTTACGCGATAAATCAAAGGAGATGCTATCTAGATTTACCAAAGATTTGAGTCAGGCTTCCTTCTCCTCTAGGAGTATAGATGTTTCTAATAAGCAGGTTGAAAGTCAAGACCCCTTTGATGACCAAATCGGCTTGTCTAAGTCATTTGATACTGTTGGAACTGAAAATTTGTTTGTGCAGCAGAATGTTGCTTCTGATAGACGAGTGGGAAAACCAGAGGATGCAAACACTTTGACAGGTGGTGATCATGATGAAATGACCCTTGCATGCTTTCTGGGAAACAAATCAAAGAAAGGAAGTCAAGCTGCTAACGGACGTGGTGCATGCTCTTCGACCATCATCATACCTGATGATAGTGGACTGTCAATGTCAAAGCATGTTGAAAAGGAGACTGTTTTGCATGGTGGTGTTGCTGAACCAATGGACATCGTTGTGGAAGAAAAGGATGATGAGCTTCTTACTTCCTTCTTGCAAAACAGGCCAACGAGGCAGCGAAAACGACCCAGTAGGTTTTTATAA
- the LOC114418664 gene encoding receptor for activated C kinase 1B-like, with amino-acid sequence MTEAEVFVFRGTLRGHTDTVTAIATPENNNNNSDKIIVSSSRDNSLIVWRLTKEYSNSYGVLHRRLTGHSHFVSDVALSSDADFAVSASWDGELRLWDLSTGATKLRFIGHAKDVLSVALLNDSVIISGSRDHTIKAWNTCGTCMSTVDNGSGDGHTDWVSCVRFIPDAAPPRLVSASWDGSVRVWDVDVDKGALGKRFTLSGHEGYVNVVAVSPDASLVASGGKDGVVLLWDMAGGVKIYEFEVGSVVHGLWFSPNRYWMCIATDESVRVWDLESNSIIKDLNVNGNNDHYNYINGGTEITANNKDIYCTSMNWDADGNTLFCGYTDGLIRIWEVIS; translated from the exons ATGACAGAGGCAGAGGTTTTCGTCTTCCGAGGAACACTGCGTGGCCACACCGACACTGTCACCGCAATAGCCACCCCagagaacaacaacaacaactccgACAAAATCATCGTCAGTTCCTCCCGTGACAATTCCTTAATCGTGTGGCGCCTCACTAAGGAATACTCAAACTCTTACGGTGTTCTCCACCGCAGGCTAACCGGTCACTCTCACTTTGTCAGCGACGTCGCTTTATCCTCCGACGCCGATTTCGCCGTCTCCGCCTCCTGGGACGGCGAGCTCCGCCTCTGGGACCTCTCCACCGGCGCCACCAAGCTCCGCTTCATCGGTCACGCCAAGGACGTCCTCTCCGTCGCGCTCTTGAACGACAGTGTTATAATTTCCGGCTCACGTGACCACACCATCAAGGCGTGGAACACGTGCGGCACGTGCATGTCGACGGTGGACAACGGCAGCGGTGACGGTCACACGGATTGGGTTTCATGCGTGCGGTTCATTCCGGACGCGGCGCCACCGAGGTTGGTGTCGGCGTCGTGGGACGGGAGCGTTAGGGTTTGGGACGTGGACGTGGACAAGGGCGCGTTGGGGAAGAGGTTTACTCTCTCCGGGCACGAGGGTTACGTGAACGTGGTGGCGGTGTCACCGGACGCGTCGTTGGTTGCGAGTGGGGGAAAGGATGGGGTGGTGCTGCTGTGGGATATGGCGGGTGGGGTGAAGATTTATGAGTTTGAGGTTGGTTCGGTTGTGCATGGGTTGTGGTTTTCTCCAAACAGGTATTGGATGTGTATTGCCACGGATGAGAGTGTTAGGGTTTGGGATTTGGAGAGTAATAGCATTATAAAGGATTTGAATGTCAATGGTAACAACGACCACTACAATTATATCAATGGTGGGACTgaaatcactgccaacaacAAG GATATTTATTGCACGAGTATGAATTGGGATGCTGATGGGAACACGTTGTTCTGTGGTTACACCGACGGTCTAATCAGAATATGGGAAGTCATTAGCTGA
- the LOC114418658 gene encoding uncharacterized protein LOC114418658 isoform X2, whose translation MTPRADDFEKDNLSATDDDDDDDDGLKEDMDALARACMIAVPRPDDNSTAEDDIPAEDPLLLAGDSIVPAATDDDDDQDDLECLKRVQSLYQPLSILPPLTPPAAGSDDDDVDDLETVRAIMKRFSTYDEGSHEGGMEMLVEGDQTSSPGYEGDIANDSIYYESDVGELCPVSQHTNEAATKELIQNVEMKLSDFVESSEPDACGSSKLPQKRLSCPPVVRFFIDAINKNRDLQRFIRSKLIEFEAKIEENKKMRNKIKILKDFQASCTRRTGNVLSLKKDPRVQLISSKKSFAPKNSKKPKKASAMCYGPEENSHVANYRMVLERFPLSLDRKKWSNVERESLLKGIKQQFQEMVLQLSLSVDSSEGLPGDANGMDDVIASVKDLAITPERIRQFLPKVNWNLIASMYVGGRTGAECESRWLNCEDPLINQGAWTNEEDKSLLLIVQDIGIRNWFDIATSLGTSRTPFQCLARFQRSLNPSMLNSEWTEEEDSQLCSAVACFGARDWQSVASVLERRTGTQCSNRWKKSLCPEKKGSFTREEDIRITVAVMLFGRKWNQIANYVPGRIQSQCRDRYLNCLDPSLKWGGWTEEEDLRLEAAVVKHGYCWSKIAEEVPPRTDSQCRKRWKVLCPEYVPLLQEARKKQRSIIGCNFVDRESERPAITLNDFLPLPVPAPKSDVGASNLRKKAKSSNVPKKMSKKLAKRARLHTKEVQDTEVYSDDGIKTYGEVSACSNVPKKMRSKRHTKKTRNCPKEVVDIYCSEKVKTCIESSESQSTCIASSGNQDSDNITIACFLRDKSKEMLSRFTKDLSQASFSSRSIDVSNKQQNVASDRRVGKPEDANTLTGGDHDEMTLACFLGNKSKKGSQAANGRGACSSTIIIPDDSGLSMSKHVEKETVLHGGVAEPMDIVVEEKDDELLTSFLQNRPTRQRKRPSRFL comes from the exons ATGACTCCTCGCGCCGACGATTTCGAAAAGGATAATCTCTCCGCCACCGACGACGACGACGATGATGACGACGGCCTCAAGGAGGACATGGACGCGCTCGCCCGAGCCTGCATGATCGCCGTCCCTCGCCCCGACGATAATTCCACCGCCGAAGATGATATTCCTGCGGAGGACCCGCTCCTCCTCGCCGGCGACTCCATCGTTCCCGCCGCCACCGACGACGACGACGACCAAGACGACCTCGAGTGTCTCAAGAGAGTGCAGAGCCTCTACCAGCCCCTGTCCATTCTTCCGCCGCTGACACCGCCTGCTGCCGGGTCCGACGACGACGACGTGGACGACCTCGAGACGGTGCGCGCCATTATGAAAAGGTTTAGTACCTACGACGAAG GTTCTCATGAAGGTGGAATGGAAATGTTGGTCGAGGGGGATCAGACCTCCAGCCCAGGCTATGAGGGTGACATTGCTAATGACTCAATCTATTACGAATCAGACGTTGGTGAATTATGTCCTGTTTCTCAACATACCAATGAGGCTGCCACCAAGGAGTTGATTCAGAACGTTGAAATGAAGCTTAGTGATTTTGTTGAGAGTTCTGAACCTGATGCTTGTGGGTCATCCAAATTACCACAGAAAAGACTGAGCTGTCCTCCTGTAGTTAGGTTTTTTATTGATGCCATTAATAAAAATAGGGATTTGCAGAGATTTATTAGAAGTAAGTTGATTGAGTTTGAGGCTAAAATTGAGGAAAACAAAAAGATGAGGAATAAGATTAAAATTCTCAAGGACTTCCAGGCTTCATGCACTAGAAGAACAGGGAATGTGTTATCACTGAAAAAAGACCCACGTGTTCAGTTAATATCTTCAAAAAAGTCATTTGCTCCAAAGAACTCTAAG AAACCTAAAAAAGCATCTGCAATGTGTTATGGCCCAGAAGAGAATTCTCATGTCGCCAATTATAGGATGGTATTGGAAAGATTTCCACTTTCATTGGATCGGAAAAAATGGTCTAATGTAGAAAGGGAAAGTCTTTTGAAGGGAATTAAGCAGCAATTCCAAGAAATGGTGCTTCAACTTTCACTTTCTGTTGATAG TTCTGAGGGCTTGCCTGGAGATGCAAATGGCATGGATGATGTAATTGCATCTGTTAAAGATCTTGCAATTACACCTGAGAGGATTAGACAATTTTTACCAAAAGTTAATTGGAATCTGATAGCTTCGATGTATGTTGGTGGCCGTACTGGTGCTGAATGTGAATCGAG GTGGTTGAATTGTGAAGATCCTTTGATCAACCAAGGTGCATGGACGAATGAAGAGGACAAATCTCTTTTACTTATTGTCCAAGATATTGGCATCAGGAACTGGTTTGATATTGCCACATCATTGGGCACAAGCAGGACTCCATTTCAATGCTTAGCACGATTCCAAAGGAGCTTAAATCCTTCCATGCTAAATAGTGAATGGACTGAGGAAGAAGATTCTCAACTCTGTTCTGCTGTGGCATGTTTTGGTGCTAGGGATTGGCAATCTGTGGCTTCTGTTTTAGAACGGCGGACAGGAACCCAGTGCTCAAATAG ATGGAAAAAATCCCTTTGTCCTGAGAAGAAAGGGAGCTTTACACGAGAGGAAGATATACGCATAACAGTAGCGGTTATGCTTTTTGGACGAAAATGGAATCAAATAGCTAACTATGTTCCTGGCCGGATCCAATCTCAGTGTAGGGACAG ATACCTCAATTGTCTTGATCCTTCTTTGAAATGGGGTGGATGGACTGAGGAAGAGGATTTAAGATTAGAAGCTGCAGTTGTCAAGCATGGATACTGCTGGTCTAAGATTGCTGAAGAAGTGCCACCTCGTACTGATTCTCAATGCCGGAA GAGATGGAAGGTGTTATGTCCTGAATATGTTCCTTTGCTTCAAGAAGCAAGAAAGAAGCAAAGGTCTATTATTGGTTGTAACTTTGTTGATCGAGAATCTGAACGCCCAGCCATTACACTGAATGACTTTCTACCTTTACCCGTGCCAGCTCCAAAATCTGATGTTGGTGCTTCAAATCTCCGCAAGAAGGCCAAGTCAAG CAATGTTCCCAAGAAAATGAGTAAGAAACTTGCAAAAAGAGCTCGACTTCATACCAAGGAAGTACAAGATACAGAGGTATATAGTGATGATGGGATCAAGACTTATGGTGAAGTCTCTGCATGCAGCAATGTTCCCAAGAAGATGAGGTCCAAAAGACATACAAAAAAAACTCGAAATTGTCCCAAGGAAGTAGTGGATATATATTGTAGTGAGAAGGTCAAGACTTGTATTGAGAGTTCAGAAAGTCAATCTACCTGTATTGCGAGTTCTGGAAATCAAGATTCAGACAACATAACTATTGCATGCTTTTTACGCGATAAATCAAAGGAGATGCTATCTAGATTTACCAAAGATTTGAGTCAGGCTTCCTTCTCCTCTAGGAGTATAGATGTTTCTAATAAGCAG CAGAATGTTGCTTCTGATAGACGAGTGGGAAAACCAGAGGATGCAAACACTTTGACAGGTGGTGATCATGATGAAATGACCCTTGCATGCTTTCTGGGAAACAAATCAAAGAAAGGAAGTCAAGCTGCTAACGGACGTGGTGCATGCTCTTCGACCATCATCATACCTGATGATAGTGGACTGTCAATGTCAAAGCATGTTGAAAAGGAGACTGTTTTGCATGGTGGTGTTGCTGAACCAATGGACATCGTTGTGGAAGAAAAGGATGATGAGCTTCTTACTTCCTTCTTGCAAAACAGGCCAACGAGGCAGCGAAAACGACCCAGTAGGTTTTTATAA